From a single Schistosoma mansoni strain Puerto Rico chromosome 4, complete genome genomic region:
- a CDS encoding putative camp-dependent protein kinase regulatory subunit: protein MPISNYPYYCHEQIQIPPALPDILKQFTKAAIRTQPKDVLKWSYAYFKAMAQSEIPPVKERLELPISTQKTDTGLTPGILKILNNQLASMKIVSLSVIEEKWKDLSLPVERLQEICRIGNFVNICEWRWFLALAASDLCATLSETLKLICELLTADPEGGAARLPFEQWLEFYRYLAKIDDIPDEHINKVLAHLSFDM from the exons ATGCCTATTTCTAATTATCCTTATTATTGTCATGAGCAGATCCAAATACCACCAGCTCTTCCAGACATTTTGAAGCAATTCACCAAAGCAGCTATCAGAACCCAACCTAAAGACGTTCTCAAGTGGTCTTATGC ATATTTTAAAGCAATGGCACAAAGTGAAATACCACCAGTTAAAGAAAGGCTTGAGCTTCCAATAAGTACGCAAAAAACGGACACAGGTTTAACGCCGGGAATTCTAAAAATTCTAAATAACCAG CTTGCATCAATGAAAATCGTATCGTTATCCGTCATTGAAGAAAAATGGAAAGATTTGTCGTTGCCAGTTGAAAGACTTCAAGAAATTTGTCGCATAGGAAACTTCGTAAATATCTGTGAATGGAGGTGGTTTTTAGCACTTGCTGCTTCTGACTTATGTGCC ACATTATCAGAAACCTTGAAATTGATATGTGAACTTTTAACGGCAGATCCTGAAGGTGGGGCAGCTAGATTACCATTTGAACAATGGTTAGAATTCTATCGTTATCTTGCAAAAATCGATGATATACCAGACGAACATATTAATAAAGTATTAGCCCATTTAAGTTTTGATATGTAA
- a CDS encoding putative 60s ribosomal protein L4 yields the protein MAVTRPIVNVYGVNGASTGSTIKMPAVFTTPLRLDLLNFVHDQMRKNSRQPYAVSSKAGHQTSAESWGTGRAVARIPRVRGGGTHRSGQGAYGNMCRGGHMYAPTKTMRRWHRKINIQQRRYAICSAIAATGVPSLVMARGHRVDRVPELPLVLSKEVESLKKTKDAVKVLKAIRAWPDIQKVYNSQRFRAGKGKMRNRRRIQKRGPIVIYKKDDGISRAFRNIPGITLINVKALNLLKLAPGGHMGRLAIWSDSAFRQLDKLYGTRKTGSVKKSGFHLPIAKMTNPDLGRLLHCREVSSVLKSRRMHLQRPGPKVKKNPLKNLQALLKLNPFALGEKHFKMALARAIKNGKLKRKAANKVDEAPPKEAKCVKVK from the exons ATG GCTGTTACAAGGCCCATTGTCAACGTTTATGGAGTAAATGGAGCATCTACAGGCTCCACCATTAAGATGCCGGCAGTCTTCACTACCCCGCTACGTTTGGACCTTCTAAATTTTGTCCACGACCAAATGCGTAAAAATTCAAGGCAACCATATGCAGTCAGTTCAAAGGCTGGTCATCAGACGTCTGCCGAATCCTGGGGTACCGGAAGAGCAGTTGCCCGTATTCCTAGAGTGAGAGGTGGTGGTACACACAGGTCAGGTCAAGGTGCTTACGGAAATATGTGTCGTGGTGGGCATATGTACGCTCCTACAAAGACAATGAGACGTTGGCACAGAAAGATAAATATTCAGCAGCGACGATATGCCATATGCTCAGCAATCGCTGCAACTGGAGTACCGTCATTAGTCATGGCTCGTGGGCATCGAGTTGACCGTGTTCCTGAGCTCCCACTTGTTTTATCTAAGGAGGTCGAGTCCCTTAAGAAAACAAAAGATGCAGTTAAAGTACTTAAGGCCATCCGGGCTTGGCCTGATATTCAAAAAGTTTACAACTCTCAGAGATTCCGTGCTGGTAAAGGTAAAATGCGAAATCGCAGACGAATTCAGAAGCGCGGTCCGATagtaatttataaaaaagaTGATGGAATATCACGTGCCTTCAGAAATATTCCAG GTATCACTTTGATTAACGTCAAAGCCCTTAATCTTCTTAAGCTAGCCCCAGGTGGCCATATGGGACGTTTAGCTATTTGGTCGGACTCAGCTTTCCGTCAGTTGGACAAGCTCTATGGCACTCGAAAAACAGGAAGCGTGAAAAAATCTGGTTTCCATCTTCCCATAGCAAAGATGACCAATCCAGACTTAGGTAGACTTTTACATTGCCGTGAAGTTTCCTCGGTCTTGAAATCTAGGCGCATGCACTTGCAGCGTCCAGGTCCTAAAGTCAAGAAAAATCCATTGAAGAACCTACAG GCGTTGCTAAAATTGAATCCATTTGCACTTGGAGAAAAACACTTCAAGATGGCCCTCGCGCGTGCCATTAAGAACGGAAAACTTAAACGAAAAGCTGCTAACAAAGTTGACGAAGCTCCTCCAAAGGAAGCTAAATGTGTAAAAGTAAAATAA